Proteins from one Panthera leo isolate Ple1 chromosome D1, P.leo_Ple1_pat1.1, whole genome shotgun sequence genomic window:
- the LOC122200849 gene encoding olfactory receptor 10A3, with product MKRQNQSSVVEFILLGFSNFPELQEQLFGVFLVVYLGTLMGNAIIIVIISLEQSLHVPMYLFLQNLSVVDVSFSAVIMPEMLVVLSTEKTSISFVSCFAQMYFILFFGGTECFLLGAMAYDRFAAICHPLSYPMIMNKRVFMKLVMFSWVAGIMVATVQTTWVFSFPFCGPNEINHISCETPAVLELACADTFLFEIYAFTGTILIVMVPFVLILLSYIRILFAILKMPSATGRQKAFSTCASHLTSVTLFYGTANMTYIQPKSGYSPETKKVMSLSYSLLTPLLNPLIYSLRNSEMKRALMKLWRRKVDSHIF from the coding sequence atgaaaaggcaaaatcaAAGCTCTGTGGTTGAATTCATCCTCTTGGGCTTTTCTAACTTTCCTGAACTCCAAGAGCAGCTCTTTGGGGTTTTCTTGGTTGTTTACCTTGGGACTCTGATGGGAAATGCCATCATTATAGTCATCATCTCCCTGGAACAGAGCCTCCATGTTCCTATGTACCTGTTCCTGCAGAACCTGTCTGTGGTGGATGTGAGTTTCAGTGCAGTCATTATGCCTGAAATGCTGGTGGTCCTCTCCACTGAGAAAACGTCAATTTCATTTGTGAGCTGTTTTGCAcagatgtattttattcttttttttggtgggaCTGAATGTTTTCTCCTGGGGGCGATGGCTTATGACCGATTTGCTGCAATCTGCCATCCTCTGAGCTACCCAATGATTATGAACAAAAGGGTTTTCATGAAATTAGTAATGTTCTCATGGGTCGCAGGGATCATGGTGGCTACCGTGCAGACCACATGGGTTTTCAGTTTTCCCTTCTGTGGCCCCAATGAAATCAATCACATCTCTTGTGAAACCCCAGCAGTGCTAGAACTTGCATGCGCAGACACCTTTCTGTTTGAAATCTATGCGTTCACTGGCACCATTTTGATTGTCATGGTCCCCTTTGTGTTGATTCTCTTGTCTTATATTCGGATTCTCTTTGCCATTCTGAAGATGCCATCGGCCACCGGGAGGCAAAAGGCCTTTTCCACCTGTGCCTCCCATCTCACGTCTGTGACCCTCTTCTATGGCACAGCCAATATGACTTATATCCAACCCAAATCTGGCTACTCCCCAGAAACAAAGAAGGTGATGTCATTGTCTTACTCACTTCTTACACCTCTGTTGAATCCACTGATCTACAGCTTGAGAAACAGTGAGATGAAAAGAGCTTTGATGAAATTGTGGCGAAGAAAGGTGGATTCACACATATTCTGA